The Streptomyces sp. NBC_01775 genome includes a region encoding these proteins:
- a CDS encoding CoA transferase, whose translation MSEERRGPLAGLRVVEVSAFVAAPLASMTLAQLGAEVIRIDPAGGNIDHHRWPETEHGQSLYWASLNKGKRSVTLPLDTPGGQRAAADIICAGGEGAGILITNLPARGWLSYDQLSARRPDLIMMRLLGDHDGSPAVDYTVNCASGFPHATGTGPEPVNHVLPAWDVAAGLYLTVGLLAAERRRQTTGRGQEVTLALSDVMLATVGNLGYIADVQINGASREPIGNSLYGAFGRDFRTADGRSVMVVALTTRQFRALGRATGLAEKLEMTGPLMDVDLTTEGGRYAARHAIAAVLEPWFAGRTLAEVRAVLHGSGALWGPYQTFRQLVEEDPRCSTENPLFSWIEQPGIGTLLTPGSPLVFSGDPAPVATPAPRLGADAGTLHGSVPPDSHMINDFC comes from the coding sequence GTGTCTGAGGAGCGCCGCGGCCCGCTGGCCGGACTGCGCGTCGTGGAGGTCTCAGCCTTCGTGGCGGCCCCGTTGGCGTCCATGACGCTGGCACAGTTGGGCGCCGAGGTGATCCGCATCGACCCGGCCGGCGGGAACATCGACCACCACCGCTGGCCGGAGACCGAGCACGGCCAGAGCCTGTACTGGGCCAGCCTCAACAAGGGCAAACGATCCGTCACCCTGCCCTTGGACACCCCCGGGGGGCAGCGCGCGGCGGCCGACATCATCTGCGCGGGCGGCGAGGGCGCGGGCATCCTGATCACCAATCTGCCCGCCCGGGGCTGGCTCAGCTACGACCAACTGTCCGCGCGGCGGCCCGACCTGATCATGATGCGGCTGCTGGGCGACCACGACGGCTCCCCCGCCGTGGACTACACCGTCAACTGCGCCAGCGGTTTCCCCCACGCGACCGGCACCGGTCCGGAGCCGGTCAATCACGTGCTGCCGGCCTGGGATGTGGCCGCGGGGCTCTACCTGACAGTGGGCCTGCTGGCTGCGGAGCGCAGGCGGCAGACGACCGGGCGGGGCCAGGAGGTCACTCTCGCCCTGTCCGACGTCATGCTCGCCACCGTCGGCAACTTGGGCTATATCGCGGACGTGCAGATCAACGGCGCCTCACGCGAACCGATCGGCAACAGCCTCTACGGGGCCTTCGGACGGGACTTCCGCACCGCAGATGGGCGCTCGGTGATGGTCGTGGCCCTCACCACCCGGCAGTTCCGGGCTCTGGGCCGGGCCACCGGGCTCGCCGAGAAGCTGGAGATGACCGGCCCGCTGATGGACGTCGACCTGACGACGGAAGGCGGCCGGTATGCCGCCCGGCACGCCATCGCGGCAGTGCTGGAGCCCTGGTTCGCGGGAAGGACCCTGGCCGAGGTGCGCGCGGTGTTGCACGGCTCCGGGGCGCTGTGGGGTCCGTACCAGACGTTCCGGCAACTGGTCGAGGAGGACCCACGCTGCTCGACGGAGAACCCGCTGTTCTCCTGGATCGAGCAGCCGGGCATCGGCACACTGCTGACTCCCGGCTCACCCCTGGTCTTCTCCGGTGACCCGGCACCGGTGGCCACGCCAGCACCCCGGCTCGGTGCGGATGCCGGTACCCTCCACGGCTCTGTCCCGCCCGACAGTCACATGATCAACGACTTCTGCTAG
- a CDS encoding peptidase inhibitor family I36 protein, which produces MASSVIDCPSGYVRICPEINLGGQPWVKRAVESTAKDLPTAIRDRGSPVRDNSARTARAYEKRNFAGRWVCVTKSGGPIHDLRGYSLNDQTRDHPASGCSPVLTSRRS; this is translated from the coding sequence GTGGCATCATCTGTGATCGACTGCCCCAGTGGCTACGTGCGTATCTGCCCCGAGATCAACCTCGGTGGTCAGCCGTGGGTCAAGCGCGCGGTCGAGAGCACCGCGAAGGACCTGCCCACAGCCATCCGCGACCGGGGCAGCCCGGTGCGCGACAACTCCGCCCGCACCGCCCGCGCCTACGAGAAGCGCAACTTCGCCGGACGATGGGTGTGCGTCACCAAGAGCGGCGGCCCCATCCACGACCTGCGTGGCTACAGCCTCAACGACCAGACCCGCGATCATCCCGCTTCAGGTTGTTCACCAGTTTTGACCTCACGGAGGAGCTGA
- a CDS encoding metallophosphoesterase family protein, with the protein MLKRVAVLSDIHGVLPALEAVLDEPEVRAADRVVLTGDITAGPQPAQVLDRLTKLGDRVAWVSGNADRELLEYRRGRRDAIPDPIAPWAAEQLRADHLELLARLPQTLSLPLQGMGRVLFCHATPRDDEEVVLVDSRLDRWQEVFSELDADVRTVVLGHTHMPFIRLAHGRLVINPGSVGMPYGRTGAHWALLGPGVELRTTNFDIEAAIDQVTRDSSYPEITQWADYFLRAQATDADALTAFGPRDGRSETTDIP; encoded by the coding sequence ATGCTGAAGCGAGTAGCCGTGCTGTCTGATATCCACGGAGTCCTGCCCGCCCTGGAGGCAGTGCTAGACGAACCAGAGGTGCGCGCTGCGGACCGCGTCGTGCTCACCGGCGACATCACGGCCGGCCCGCAACCGGCCCAGGTGCTGGACCGGCTGACCAAGCTCGGAGACCGTGTCGCCTGGGTCAGTGGGAACGCCGACCGCGAGCTCCTCGAATACCGCCGTGGCCGGCGCGACGCCATCCCGGACCCGATCGCTCCCTGGGCTGCCGAGCAACTGCGCGCAGATCACCTTGAACTCCTCGCCCGCTTGCCTCAAACGCTCTCCCTGCCCCTGCAAGGCATGGGGAGGGTCCTGTTCTGCCACGCCACTCCTCGGGACGATGAGGAAGTCGTACTGGTCGACTCCCGTCTCGACCGTTGGCAAGAAGTCTTCAGCGAGCTCGACGCCGACGTCCGCACGGTGGTCCTCGGCCACACCCACATGCCGTTCATCCGCCTCGCCCACGGACGACTCGTCATCAACCCCGGCAGCGTCGGTATGCCCTACGGACGGACCGGAGCCCACTGGGCGCTCCTTGGCCCCGGCGTCGAACTGCGGACCACGAACTTCGATATCGAGGCCGCGATCGACCAAGTGACCCGGGACTCCTCCTATCCCGAAATCACCCAGTGGGCCGACTACTTCCTCCGAGCGCAGGCAACCGATGCCGATGCCCTCACAGCCTTCGGGCCGCGAGACGGACGCAGCGAGACCACGGACATCCCATAG
- a CDS encoding DUF5996 family protein, which translates to MELLPPMPLMEWRDTKETLHRFAQIVGKIRLAASARRNHWWNVPFHVTGRGITTRPMGQVDGNPIFTIDFDFVDHRLVVATLDGEERSFPLPGQSVASFHDATLAALAALGVRVDIAVPRPFDLPDAGRPFAEDTEHAAYDPVAANRYWRVLCQVASVLEEFAAGFSGKNSPVHHFWHTFDIAHSRFSGRRVDQPRQADPVTREAYSREVISFGFWFGDDTFTEPAFYSYTAPEPAGVAGEPLSPASARWVAHGDSHLAVLRYDAARVETDPLAAVLAFYESAYLAGAGRAGWDIAALACPGGITDPVRRI; encoded by the coding sequence ATGGAGCTGCTACCGCCGATGCCGCTGATGGAGTGGCGGGACACCAAGGAGACGCTGCACCGCTTCGCGCAGATCGTCGGCAAGATCCGCCTGGCGGCGAGCGCTCGGCGCAACCACTGGTGGAACGTCCCGTTTCATGTCACGGGGCGCGGCATCACCACGCGTCCGATGGGTCAGGTCGACGGGAATCCGATCTTCACGATCGACTTCGACTTCGTCGACCACCGGCTCGTCGTCGCGACGCTGGACGGCGAAGAGCGGTCCTTCCCGCTTCCGGGCCAGTCGGTCGCGTCCTTCCACGACGCGACCCTGGCCGCTCTGGCCGCGCTGGGGGTCCGGGTGGACATCGCCGTTCCCAGGCCCTTCGACCTGCCCGACGCGGGCCGGCCGTTCGCCGAGGACACCGAGCACGCGGCCTACGATCCCGTGGCCGCCAACCGCTACTGGCGGGTCCTGTGCCAGGTGGCGTCCGTGCTGGAGGAGTTCGCGGCGGGCTTCTCGGGAAAGAACAGTCCGGTGCACCACTTCTGGCACACCTTCGACATCGCCCATAGCCGGTTCTCCGGGCGACGGGTCGACCAGCCCCGGCAGGCCGACCCCGTTACCCGGGAGGCGTACTCCCGGGAAGTGATCAGTTTCGGCTTCTGGTTCGGGGATGACACCTTCACCGAGCCCGCCTTCTACTCCTACACCGCCCCCGAGCCCGCCGGCGTGGCCGGGGAGCCGCTCAGCCCCGCGTCCGCGCGGTGGGTCGCGCACGGCGACAGCCACCTGGCCGTGCTGCGCTACGACGCGGCCCGCGTCGAGACCGATCCCCTGGCCGCCGTCCTCGCCTTCTACGAAAGCGCCTACCTGGCCGGGGCCGGACGCGCCGGATGGGACATCGCGGCGCTCGCGTGCCCCGGAGGCATCACGGACCCGGTCCGGCGGATCTGA
- a CDS encoding UBP-type zinc finger domain-containing protein, with product MAHEQIPGLDPTATPSGTGCVQCVAGDGPGWWFHLRRCAACGHIGCCDSSPAQHGTKHAREAGHPLLTSFEPGENWFWNIETDQYYEGPELAPPTAHPASQPTPGPRDKVPGDWERQLH from the coding sequence ATGGCACACGAGCAGATCCCCGGTCTCGATCCGACCGCAACGCCCAGCGGAACCGGGTGCGTGCAGTGCGTGGCGGGGGACGGACCGGGGTGGTGGTTCCACCTGCGGCGCTGCGCCGCCTGCGGGCACATCGGATGCTGCGACTCCTCGCCCGCGCAGCATGGCACGAAACACGCGCGCGAGGCCGGACACCCTCTGCTGACCAGCTTCGAACCGGGTGAGAACTGGTTCTGGAACATCGAGACCGATCAGTACTACGAGGGGCCGGAGCTGGCCCCGCCCACCGCGCACCCGGCCTCGCAGCCCACTCCGGGCCCCCGGGACAAGGTCCCTGGGGACTGGGAGCGGCAGCTCCACTGA
- a CDS encoding VOC family protein, translating into MSDFISAGASAEDLPAPVEGLLLTHFLTVGDVPRSRAFYADVLGGQVVLDENPCIIKVANSWIIMNPGGEPTDDKPDVVLRTPEDPHTVSSFLNVRVANIHGFYAAARAKGAEFLTPPIDRHAELRCYMRDPDGYLIEVGQATGLLKGILARTGTET; encoded by the coding sequence ATGTCCGATTTCATCTCCGCAGGCGCGTCAGCCGAGGACCTTCCCGCACCGGTCGAGGGCCTGCTGCTCACGCACTTCCTCACGGTCGGCGACGTCCCGCGCTCGCGGGCGTTCTACGCCGATGTGCTGGGCGGACAGGTGGTGCTGGACGAGAACCCCTGCATCATCAAGGTCGCCAACAGCTGGATCATCATGAACCCCGGCGGCGAGCCCACCGACGACAAACCCGACGTCGTCCTGCGCACACCGGAGGACCCTCACACCGTCTCCAGCTTCCTGAACGTACGGGTGGCGAACATCCACGGGTTCTATGCGGCAGCCCGCGCCAAGGGAGCCGAGTTCCTCACCCCGCCCATCGACCGGCACGCCGAGCTGCGCTGCTACATGCGCGACCCGGACGGCTACCTCATCGAGGTCGGACAGGCCACGGGCCTGCTGAAGGGCATCCTGGCACGCACCGGTACCGAAACATGA
- a CDS encoding helix-turn-helix domain-containing protein — protein MTQGDEELDSLVRKRIRALRVAQGWSLEELATRARLSQSSLSRIENGQRRLALDQLVTLARALDTTLDQLVETAADDVVTSPMIDGTHGGMRWPVKGDPGMSVVRQRMTEPPPENPARMRAHPGREWLVVLSGTAILMLGHRRFRVETNQAAEFPTMMPHAIGAEGGPCEILGIFDRDARRGHQREGSGDAQGTRE, from the coding sequence ATGACGCAAGGAGATGAAGAGCTGGACAGCCTCGTCCGCAAACGCATCCGCGCTCTGCGGGTGGCGCAGGGCTGGTCCCTGGAGGAACTGGCCACCCGCGCCCGCCTCAGCCAGTCCTCCCTGAGCCGCATCGAGAACGGCCAGCGCCGCCTCGCCCTGGATCAGCTGGTCACTCTCGCCCGTGCCCTGGACACCACGTTGGATCAGCTCGTGGAGACCGCCGCTGACGACGTGGTCACCAGCCCGATGATCGACGGCACCCACGGCGGGATGCGCTGGCCCGTAAAGGGTGACCCCGGCATGAGCGTGGTGCGCCAGCGCATGACCGAACCGCCGCCCGAGAACCCGGCGCGCATGCGTGCCCACCCCGGGCGCGAATGGCTCGTCGTCCTGTCCGGCACCGCGATCCTCATGCTCGGCCACCGTCGCTTCCGCGTCGAGACCAACCAGGCCGCCGAGTTCCCCACGATGATGCCGCACGCGATCGGCGCCGAGGGTGGGCCCTGCGAGATCCTGGGCATCTTCGACCGCGACGCCCGCCGCGGCCACCAGCGCGAGGGCAGCGGTGACGCTCAGGGCACTCGCGAATGA
- a CDS encoding class I SAM-dependent methyltransferase, which produces MTQAHGHTQHGAQHGRHHEHGRHQEHGTGGEAEILDLDAEVLGEHIASITAWLPLHTGPHHVVDLGCGTGAGTFALLDRFPDSHVTAVDGSAGHLQRLRAKACARGVEERVSTVQADLDDAAWPDLGSPDLVWASASMHHMANPDRVLRTVHDLLTPGGLFAVVELAGFPRFLPESAPKDRPGLEERCHATTDRFNAEHMPHRGADWGPMLTAAGFTVEGEHTIAVNIEGSRSEAIGRYALGGLQRIRGAVAESLSPEDLTALDQLLDTGSPHSILRRDDLTMRTERTVWAARRT; this is translated from the coding sequence ATGACCCAAGCACACGGGCACACCCAACACGGTGCTCAGCACGGACGCCACCACGAGCACGGACGCCACCAGGAGCACGGAACCGGCGGCGAGGCGGAGATCCTCGACCTGGACGCCGAGGTCCTCGGCGAGCACATAGCCTCCATCACCGCATGGCTGCCGCTGCACACGGGCCCGCACCACGTCGTCGATCTGGGCTGCGGCACGGGCGCGGGCACCTTCGCCCTCCTCGACCGGTTCCCCGACTCGCACGTCACCGCCGTCGACGGGTCCGCCGGACACCTTCAGCGCCTGCGCGCAAAGGCGTGCGCCCGCGGCGTGGAGGAGCGCGTGAGCACGGTGCAGGCCGACCTCGATGACGCCGCCTGGCCCGACCTCGGCTCACCCGACCTGGTGTGGGCGTCGGCCTCGATGCACCACATGGCCAACCCCGATCGCGTACTGCGCACCGTCCACGACCTGCTCACCCCCGGCGGCCTCTTCGCCGTCGTCGAACTGGCCGGCTTCCCCCGATTCCTGCCCGAAAGCGCCCCCAAGGACCGGCCCGGTCTGGAAGAACGCTGCCACGCCACGACCGACCGCTTCAACGCCGAGCACATGCCCCACCGCGGCGCCGACTGGGGCCCGATGCTGACCGCCGCCGGATTCACGGTCGAGGGCGAACACACCATCGCCGTGAACATCGAGGGCTCCCGCAGCGAAGCGATCGGCCGCTACGCTCTCGGCGGCCTGCAGCGCATCCGCGGCGCCGTCGCCGAATCGCTCTCCCCCGAGGACCTCACCGCGCTCGACCAACTCCTCGACACCGGCAGCCCGCACAGCATCCTGCGGCGCGACGACCTGACGATGCGCACCGAGCGCACCGTCTGGGCCGCCCGCCGAACCTGA
- a CDS encoding SMI1/KNR4 family protein: MATSSRQKLPFLHVIDDEFVLPDRGDEQEGPESAVPAGDPEEAVRLFHYYRQLMAQILGYEEELPEPASEADLAAAEAELGVALPADLRALYGIADGDDDLVNPLFDRHPWFPLAEIGDQDDEWLDIAQEWEHEPWRRTVFDTQPPDTVRRSPLRAGWIRFAFDTGGNWLAVDMDPGPNGRPGQVIAIGVDYTDGPMYVADSVTTFLRRLVEALERGDYRHHDKSLWIDADLPDWSGGHTRYSDDRPSRARAEQAGPRVQEVRVTGVEDCAFLTAVPDVCSLVLSSEGSPDLTPLAGRPVEHLELDMESADLTAPARNRELRSLSVTCARPLELAPLRTVPKLWALDIAAAHVVDIATVTELKGLRYLEVTQDQWQELSELDNLPPLAVIGVHPHRPERDWPVSTAWVTTYDKPPSPTA, translated from the coding sequence ATGGCGACATCCTCCCGGCAGAAGCTGCCGTTCCTTCATGTGATCGATGACGAGTTCGTTCTGCCCGATCGGGGTGACGAGCAGGAAGGGCCCGAGTCTGCGGTTCCCGCTGGTGATCCGGAAGAAGCGGTGCGGCTCTTCCACTACTACCGGCAGCTGATGGCTCAGATCCTCGGGTACGAGGAGGAGCTCCCCGAGCCCGCGAGCGAGGCGGACCTCGCCGCGGCGGAGGCGGAACTCGGCGTCGCGCTGCCTGCGGACCTCCGCGCGCTGTACGGCATCGCCGACGGTGACGACGACCTCGTCAACCCGCTGTTCGACCGGCACCCGTGGTTCCCCCTCGCCGAGATCGGCGACCAGGATGACGAGTGGCTCGACATCGCGCAGGAATGGGAGCACGAACCCTGGCGCCGGACAGTGTTCGATACCCAGCCCCCGGACACCGTCCGGAGGTCGCCGCTGCGTGCGGGCTGGATCCGGTTCGCGTTCGACACCGGCGGCAACTGGCTCGCCGTGGACATGGATCCCGGGCCGAACGGTCGTCCCGGGCAGGTCATCGCGATCGGAGTCGACTACACGGACGGACCGATGTACGTCGCCGACTCGGTGACCACGTTCCTGCGCCGTCTGGTGGAAGCGCTGGAGCGCGGTGACTACCGCCATCACGACAAGAGCCTGTGGATCGACGCGGATCTGCCGGACTGGTCCGGCGGGCACACCAGGTACAGCGACGACCGGCCCTCCCGCGCACGGGCCGAGCAGGCCGGTCCGCGTGTGCAGGAGGTCCGGGTGACCGGCGTGGAGGACTGCGCGTTCCTCACCGCGGTACCCGACGTGTGTTCGCTGGTGCTGTCGAGCGAGGGTTCGCCCGACCTGACCCCGCTCGCCGGCCGTCCGGTGGAACATCTGGAGCTCGATATGGAATCGGCCGACCTGACGGCGCCGGCCCGAAACCGGGAGCTGCGTTCTTTGTCGGTCACCTGCGCGCGGCCCCTCGAGCTGGCTCCGCTCCGTACGGTGCCCAAGCTGTGGGCGCTGGACATCGCGGCAGCACACGTCGTCGACATCGCCACGGTGACCGAGCTGAAGGGATTGCGATACCTGGAGGTGACCCAGGACCAATGGCAGGAGCTGTCGGAACTCGACAACCTGCCGCCACTGGCCGTCATCGGCGTCCACCCCCACCGCCCCGAACGCGACTGGCCGGTCTCGACGGCCTGGGTCACCACCTACGACAAGCCACCTTCGCCAACAGCCTGA
- a CDS encoding NADPH-dependent F420 reductase — translation MGFVGSGNIGSTIARLAIEAGHQVVLSNSRGPETLADTAAELGPRASAATSGEAAAAGDIVVVTVPVTAFPDLPAVPLAGKTVIDTCNYGPERDGHIPELDSKSLTSSQLLLRYAPDATVVKAFNNIFYKHLLSLARPAGAADSSYLPIAGDSAPEKAAVTEFIESIGYGVVDAGPLAESWRQETGTPVWGTPYGPFSNEKGQPVGEDAIRAALATATR, via the coding sequence GTGGGATTCGTCGGAAGCGGCAACATCGGCAGTACCATCGCGCGGCTCGCGATCGAGGCCGGGCACCAGGTCGTGCTCAGCAACTCGCGGGGTCCCGAAACGCTCGCGGACACGGCCGCGGAACTGGGGCCGCGGGCGTCCGCGGCGACGAGCGGGGAGGCCGCGGCGGCCGGTGACATCGTCGTGGTCACGGTGCCGGTCACGGCGTTCCCCGACTTGCCCGCCGTGCCACTGGCCGGGAAGACGGTCATCGACACGTGCAACTACGGCCCCGAGCGTGACGGGCACATCCCCGAGCTCGACAGCAAGTCGCTCACCTCGAGCCAACTGCTGCTGCGATACGCCCCGGACGCCACCGTCGTGAAAGCGTTCAACAACATCTTCTACAAGCACCTGCTGTCACTCGCCCGCCCGGCGGGGGCGGCCGACAGCTCGTACCTGCCGATCGCCGGGGACTCCGCGCCGGAGAAGGCGGCGGTGACCGAATTCATCGAATCCATCGGGTACGGCGTCGTGGACGCGGGACCGCTGGCCGAAAGCTGGCGGCAGGAGACGGGCACGCCGGTGTGGGGGACCCCGTACGGGCCGTTCTCGAACGAGAAGGGCCAGCCGGTCGGCGAGGACGCCATCCGCGCGGCATTGGCCACCGCAACGCGGTAA
- a CDS encoding SDR family oxidoreductase, producing the protein MRVFVTGGTGHSGSYIIPELIAAGHEVTGLARSDTAAAAVSELGAKVRRGDLEDLDGLKEAAADSDGVIHVAHRQDLLPSGGIDAVAAAELPIMLAYGEALAGTGKPLVAAGSIGSPGNLGRPVTEEDPALPGGDEYKGTLRVRNVVESAVVGLAERGVRSSVVRIANIAHSTTDRAGFLVQLIALAKEKGFVGYPGDGANLWNAVHVRDVASLFRLALEKGPAGRYWHAVGDGAIPLREIAEAIGSRLGLPAVSVPADVLMVPGYFGFLANVVTQNYPASNLITRRTLGWEPAQPGLLADLDNGHYFSAS; encoded by the coding sequence GTGCGCGTTTTCGTCACTGGCGGGACCGGCCATTCCGGTTCGTACATCATCCCCGAGCTCATCGCCGCCGGGCACGAGGTCACCGGCCTGGCCCGGTCGGACACGGCTGCGGCGGCGGTGTCCGAGCTCGGCGCGAAGGTACGTCGCGGCGACCTCGAGGATCTCGACGGGCTCAAGGAGGCGGCTGCGGATTCCGACGGCGTCATCCACGTCGCGCACAGGCAAGACCTGCTTCCCTCCGGCGGGATCGACGCCGTGGCCGCCGCGGAGCTCCCGATCATGCTCGCGTACGGCGAGGCACTGGCGGGAACCGGAAAGCCGCTGGTCGCGGCGGGAAGCATAGGCTCGCCCGGGAACCTGGGCCGGCCGGTCACGGAGGAGGACCCGGCCCTTCCCGGCGGCGATGAGTACAAGGGCACCCTGCGGGTTCGTAACGTCGTGGAATCCGCCGTAGTCGGCCTCGCGGAGCGGGGAGTGCGGTCTTCGGTGGTGCGGATTGCCAACATCGCGCACAGCACGACCGATCGTGCCGGCTTCCTCGTGCAGCTGATCGCGCTCGCGAAGGAGAAGGGCTTTGTCGGCTACCCCGGAGACGGCGCGAACCTGTGGAATGCCGTGCACGTCCGCGATGTCGCCTCCTTGTTCCGCTTGGCGCTGGAGAAGGGGCCGGCCGGCAGATATTGGCACGCGGTGGGGGACGGGGCCATCCCGCTCCGCGAGATCGCCGAGGCCATTGGCAGCCGTCTGGGCCTGCCCGCCGTGAGCGTTCCCGCGGACGTACTGATGGTGCCGGGGTACTTCGGGTTCCTCGCGAACGTAGTCACGCAGAACTACCCGGCGTCCAACCTCATCACCCGCCGGACCCTCGGCTGGGAACCCGCTCAACCCGGCCTGCTCGCCGATTTGGACAACGGCCATTACTTCTCCGCCAGTTGA
- a CDS encoding NAD(P)-binding domain-containing protein, translating to MSSISIIGLGNMASALAGRALAGGNAVEIIGRDPAKAKELAGALGGATVGTAGAAPAGDIVISLGLRPMDTGQLAMTRTLERTGLLMLGLVAHSVKHTNFFLDVSILS from the coding sequence ATGAGCAGCATCAGCATTATCGGCCTGGGGAACATGGCCAGCGCTCTGGCCGGCCGGGCGCTCGCCGGCGGCAACGCCGTCGAGATCATCGGCCGCGACCCGGCCAAGGCCAAGGAATTGGCCGGTGCGCTCGGCGGCGCCACTGTCGGGACGGCCGGCGCCGCCCCGGCCGGGGACATCGTCATCAGCCTGGGACTGCGCCCGATGGACACCGGGCAGCTGGCAATGACGCGGACACTGGAGAGGACCGGCCTGCTGATGCTGGGCCTCGTCGCCCACTCCGTCAAGCACACCAACTTCTTCCTCGACGTCAGCATTCTCAGCTGA
- a CDS encoding LysR family transcriptional regulator, which yields MDLDLRKLRYFVAVADRLHFGRAADELHIAQPVLSRQIRALEQDLGTPLLTRDSHGVALTDAGKQLLTDAGPLLASAHAVRRRVTVAARGSQRIMVGFRAGIAVAPAVELFAARHPDVLVDVQRIEWDDQAPMLLDGRIDVGYVRLPIDETGLRVTPLYTEPRVAVLPAGHRLAGKEEVTEADLAGEPLVWHADTCTQPTRRPHPNAGYLVRGVDETLEHVAAGRGISFLARSATVFYSHPNISYVPIPDLAPDQVYLAVAAARTSPVVDDFFTAAQATADVTAECGNYEMWQLGSDAVSKHG from the coding sequence ATGGATCTGGACCTGCGCAAGTTGCGCTACTTCGTCGCCGTCGCAGACAGGCTGCACTTCGGCCGCGCCGCCGATGAGCTGCACATCGCGCAGCCCGTGCTCAGCCGGCAGATCCGCGCGCTGGAACAGGACCTCGGCACCCCGCTGCTGACAAGGGACAGCCACGGCGTGGCGCTGACCGACGCCGGCAAGCAGCTGCTGACCGACGCCGGCCCGCTGCTGGCCTCCGCGCACGCGGTCCGCCGCCGGGTGACCGTGGCCGCGCGGGGCAGCCAGCGGATAATGGTCGGCTTCCGGGCGGGAATCGCGGTCGCCCCGGCAGTAGAGCTGTTCGCCGCCCGGCACCCAGACGTTCTGGTGGACGTGCAGCGGATCGAATGGGACGACCAGGCCCCGATGCTGCTCGACGGCCGCATCGACGTCGGCTATGTGCGGCTGCCCATCGACGAGACCGGCCTGCGCGTCACCCCGCTGTACACCGAGCCGCGGGTGGCGGTGCTGCCCGCCGGCCACCGATTGGCCGGCAAGGAGGAGGTCACCGAGGCCGACCTGGCCGGCGAGCCGCTGGTCTGGCATGCCGACACGTGCACGCAGCCCACCAGGCGCCCGCACCCCAACGCCGGGTACCTGGTGCGCGGGGTGGACGAGACGCTCGAGCATGTCGCGGCCGGCCGGGGCATCTCGTTCCTGGCCCGTTCGGCGACCGTGTTCTACTCACATCCGAACATCAGCTACGTGCCCATCCCGGATCTGGCGCCCGACCAGGTGTACCTCGCCGTGGCGGCAGCGCGCACCTCGCCGGTGGTCGACGACTTCTTCACCGCGGCTCAGGCGACGGCCGATGTCACGGCAGAATGTGGGAACTACGAAATGTGGCAGCTTGGAAGCGACGCCGTTTCAAAGCACGGTTGA